Proteins encoded by one window of Cloeon dipterum chromosome 2, ieCloDipt1.1, whole genome shotgun sequence:
- the LOC135936228 gene encoding uncharacterized protein LOC135936228 translates to MEEQQSCLSDHFTAVLIANVVLLVVNGIVLAILGVSVCRRSSKQRKSMSFIAEKPKEEPFYEPVKYCTPNDVTYEVPKEVNRPVAEPEYEYAYATAEEARTPAGPDYLPVIG, encoded by the exons atg gaaGAACAGCAGAGCTGCTTGAGTGACCACTTTACCGCCGTTTTGATCGCGAACGTCGTGCTGCTGGTGGTCAACGGCATCGTGCTCGCCATCCTCGGCGTCAGCGTTTGTCGGCGGTCGAGCAAGCAGAGGAAGAGCATGTCCTTTATTGCAGAGAAGCCAAAAGAAGAGCCATTTTACGAGCCGGTCAAATACTGCACTCCAAATGACGTGACCTACGAGGTTCCCAAGGAAGTTAACAGGCCGGTCGCAGAACCTGAGTATGAGTACGCATACGCAACTGCCGAAGAGGCCAGAACGCCGGCAGGTCCTGACTACCTGCCCGTCATTGGATGA